From Myxococcus xanthus, one genomic window encodes:
- a CDS encoding DUF2381 family protein produces MHHSVSAVLLFLLLAGEGTALAQSPASTVGLSVRRVELGADEAQPAVEVAVSPGLSTVFLFDSEVSREGLTFEGRERFAMVDTGLNTLRLIPSDKISAGERLTLTVRFQDGAAPASATFVLVAHPARSEALVEVYRRKRSVETYQEEVRQARIEAEKCREENERLRAERNAPDGLTGLISTEVLSGRGVEFRDVTKDVTQGPGGAAGKHRVLSYRAARRVAVEVFLVSRGDDQQWTAKGATLRGKANEELKVLQVWQSGPVASGSTVQRVVVEAEAASESPQGPFTLKLWDADGRRTVTLGNVTFP; encoded by the coding sequence GTGCATCATTCCGTGTCGGCCGTGCTGCTTTTCCTCCTCCTCGCAGGGGAGGGAACGGCCCTGGCGCAGTCGCCCGCATCCACCGTGGGGCTGAGCGTTCGCCGAGTCGAGCTGGGCGCGGATGAGGCTCAGCCAGCAGTTGAAGTGGCGGTGAGCCCAGGGCTCTCGACGGTGTTCCTCTTTGATTCGGAGGTGAGCCGAGAGGGGCTGACGTTCGAGGGCCGCGAGCGCTTCGCTATGGTGGACACTGGGCTCAATACCTTGCGCCTGATTCCGTCAGACAAAATCTCGGCGGGAGAACGGCTCACGCTGACGGTGCGCTTTCAGGATGGCGCGGCCCCGGCGAGTGCGACGTTTGTGCTGGTCGCGCACCCTGCACGGTCAGAAGCGCTCGTCGAGGTCTATCGGCGCAAGAGGAGCGTCGAGACGTATCAGGAGGAAGTCCGGCAGGCGCGCATCGAGGCTGAGAAATGCCGAGAGGAGAATGAGCGCCTGCGCGCGGAACGAAATGCTCCTGATGGGCTGACGGGACTCATCTCGACGGAAGTCCTCAGCGGGCGGGGCGTTGAGTTCCGCGACGTGACCAAGGATGTAACTCAGGGCCCGGGCGGGGCAGCAGGCAAACACCGTGTCCTCTCATACCGCGCAGCCCGCCGGGTGGCCGTCGAAGTCTTCCTCGTGTCACGGGGGGATGACCAACAGTGGACTGCCAAGGGGGCAACCCTACGGGGCAAGGCCAACGAGGAGCTGAAGGTGCTTCAAGTCTGGCAGTCCGGCCCCGTGGCCTCCGGTTCAACTGTCCAGCGCGTGGTGGTAGAGGCTGAGGCCGCATCCGAGTCTCCCCAAGGCCCCTTCACGCTGAAGCTCTGGGATGCGGATGGGCGCCGCACCGTCACCCTGGGCAACGTCACCTTCCCTTAA
- a CDS encoding helix-turn-helix domain-containing protein encodes MNEQLATHLGSIVRLAREQMSLTQVQVAERVGMNSVVYSRIERGRMIPSVETLRSLCIELMVSPEDLMGLTESPGSGSHTRPDNDVTLRRLLFLARKLDASKLDALVRVATELAR; translated from the coding sequence ATGAATGAACAGCTTGCGACGCACCTTGGAAGCATCGTCCGCCTCGCCCGGGAGCAGATGAGTCTGACGCAAGTCCAGGTCGCCGAGCGCGTGGGGATGAACTCTGTCGTCTACAGCCGCATTGAGCGCGGGCGGATGATTCCCAGCGTCGAGACGCTGAGGAGCCTGTGCATCGAGCTGATGGTGAGCCCCGAGGATTTGATGGGCCTCACCGAGTCCCCCGGCAGCGGCAGTCACACACGTCCAGACAACGATGTGACGCTGCGGCGGCTCCTCTTCCTCGCGCGGAAGCTCGACGCCTCGAAGCTGGACGCCCTCGTCCGCGTCGCCACCGAGTTGGCCCGCTGA
- a CDS encoding DUF2924 domain-containing protein produces MAKKGIARAARKELADMPQQLAALASMSVPDLAAKYLEVYGEPTRSRNRDYLKKRLAFRIQELAEGGLSARAVARISELGDKLPERWRMRQVEETKPCAPPPSPAVGAGRAAAADGRDARLPPLGTVLTRVFKGAQHRVTVRESGIEYEGQLHRSLSSVAKLITGTAWNGFTFFGLKDGSPKAVTS; encoded by the coding sequence ATGGCGAAGAAGGGGATTGCGCGGGCCGCTCGTAAGGAGTTGGCGGACATGCCACAGCAACTGGCCGCGCTGGCCAGCATGTCAGTGCCGGATTTGGCGGCGAAGTACCTGGAGGTGTACGGCGAGCCCACGCGCAGCCGGAACCGGGACTACCTGAAGAAGCGCCTGGCCTTCCGGATTCAGGAGCTGGCGGAAGGGGGCCTCTCCGCGCGCGCCGTCGCACGCATCTCGGAGTTGGGAGACAAGCTGCCCGAGCGCTGGCGGATGCGGCAGGTGGAGGAGACGAAGCCCTGCGCGCCGCCGCCTTCGCCTGCCGTTGGGGCCGGACGCGCAGCCGCTGCGGACGGGCGCGACGCACGCCTTCCTCCGCTGGGCACGGTGCTGACGCGCGTGTTCAAGGGGGCGCAGCACCGTGTGACGGTGCGTGAGAGCGGCATTGAGTACGAGGGCCAGCTCCACCGCAGCCTCTCCAGCGTGGCCAAGCTGATTACAGGCACGGCCTGGAATGGCTTCACCTTCTTCGGCCTCAAGGACGGCAGCCCGAAGGCGGTGACGTCATGA
- a CDS encoding serine/threonine-protein kinase: MTKRPEDEVSTEELPPRLPTPPSPSAPRFLFEVEGVRYEAVRELEVRPNGERLLKVERRVAEGVLAGPCLVRRLVSPATYMMRKRMYEEVQLAFRLNHPGIAQIFHVQVDEEEDAAYAVMEYVGGPSLETLVCAALVRGQPLSEGFGLYVGAEVADALHYAHTLTSEKGVPLGIVHRDVSPRHLALGLHGEVKVLDFGAAYSLLVGREESPENLLRGDVAYASPEYLRKQGLTPRSDVFSLGVLVVEVLTGKHLFEVQDVPVEAAKETRFVTESPPTLPLKQMQALMETFTPDMVEEAVAPLNGDLKAVLHTALRLNPEERFATAADMRDALRGVANTRLRQPYGRAEAAKEAARVVSEGGALRDVVEFGEAGLYPEGLETHELGLPKKE, encoded by the coding sequence ATGACGAAGCGTCCGGAAGATGAAGTGTCGACGGAGGAGTTACCGCCCAGGCTCCCCACCCCGCCCAGCCCCAGCGCGCCACGCTTCCTCTTCGAGGTGGAGGGTGTGCGGTACGAGGCGGTGCGCGAGTTGGAGGTGCGGCCGAATGGCGAGCGGCTGCTGAAGGTGGAGCGGCGCGTGGCGGAGGGAGTCCTGGCAGGCCCCTGTCTCGTCCGCCGGCTTGTCAGCCCCGCCACGTACATGATGCGCAAGCGGATGTACGAGGAGGTACAGTTGGCTTTCCGTCTCAACCACCCCGGCATTGCCCAAATCTTCCATGTGCAGGTGGACGAGGAGGAGGACGCCGCCTACGCCGTCATGGAGTACGTGGGAGGGCCCTCGCTGGAGACGCTGGTATGCGCGGCGCTGGTGAGAGGGCAGCCCCTCTCGGAGGGCTTTGGCCTGTACGTGGGGGCGGAGGTGGCGGACGCGCTGCACTACGCGCATACGCTGACGTCGGAGAAGGGCGTGCCCCTGGGCATTGTCCACCGGGACGTGAGCCCCCGGCACCTCGCCTTGGGGCTGCACGGGGAGGTGAAGGTGCTGGACTTCGGCGCGGCGTACTCGCTGCTGGTGGGGCGGGAGGAGTCGCCGGAGAATCTGCTGCGAGGGGATGTGGCCTACGCCTCTCCGGAGTACCTGCGCAAGCAGGGGCTGACGCCGCGCTCCGACGTCTTCAGCTTGGGGGTGTTGGTGGTGGAGGTGCTGACGGGCAAGCACCTCTTCGAGGTGCAAGACGTCCCGGTGGAGGCGGCGAAGGAGACGCGGTTTGTCACGGAGTCGCCGCCCACGTTGCCGCTGAAGCAGATGCAGGCCCTCATGGAGACATTCACTCCGGACATGGTGGAGGAGGCGGTGGCCCCCCTCAACGGGGACTTGAAGGCGGTGCTGCACACGGCGCTGCGCCTCAACCCGGAGGAGCGCTTCGCGACGGCAGCGGACATGCGGGATGCGCTGCGGGGTGTCGCCAACACCCGGCTGCGCCAGCCCTACGGACGCGCGGAGGCCGCGAAGGAGGCAGCCCGCGTCGTGTCCGAGGGCGGGGCGCTGCGCGACGTGGTGGAGTTCGGCGAGGCTGGCCTCTACCCGGAGGGGCTGGAGACGCACGAGTTGGGGCTTCCGAAGAAGGAGTAG
- a CDS encoding serine/threonine protein kinase: MRDDGPPAVLSPGDVVKGYTVVRQLGRGGFGTVYLATQEGQAYALKLVERRRVGGRAEREVSILLRLKHANVVGLHGFSYWQVGEREFALIAMEYVEGRQLGVWVKEENPTARQVAKVTLDVARALAASHAAEVLHRDVKESNVMVRDGDGMAVVVDYGVGDFKGAPGVTLSQVPPGTPEYRPPEMWRFLESPPGAGRGRYVPGPGDDVWALGVVLYRLLTAKWPFEAGDDQAFINAVLTQSPVPPHVASRFVPESLGQLCMRLLEKEPATRPSAGAVCEALEVVLAGAEGEAWETPLCDTYGPNSATTENEGKVDAMARWVKRPLRQMRRGKAPGPQVPYAGEPAALPEASLAPAAMRPVEAQLPSLALEAGADAAPAMPEAPVVEVGRRSFLSRLRLGRVLGAGLLAMALASGAYLSLRTDSPQPQAVPGQEVAPYIEKPQAAPAAAPTGPEATPAAVAPPATLPEVTATVTTKKSDSPSFPPVPAKKATRSVSNAVATAALCTTLACTGAQVRPAPDPEPCPAGATKGMKKLGMDIGDREGASFVRGDQKYVTVKEGTAQIIMGSDYATLSGRLVIADRVYVRLTRARFRGESFPVCLEVQDGSRNRGLEIEGGGGESGKARVYSAVFVTAVSEFE, encoded by the coding sequence ATGAGGGACGACGGCCCCCCGGCCGTGCTGTCCCCCGGGGACGTGGTGAAGGGCTACACGGTGGTGAGGCAGCTGGGCCGGGGCGGCTTCGGCACCGTGTACCTCGCGACGCAGGAGGGGCAGGCCTACGCGTTGAAGCTGGTGGAGCGTCGGCGCGTCGGCGGGCGGGCGGAGAGGGAAGTCTCCATTCTTCTGCGCCTGAAGCACGCCAACGTGGTGGGGCTTCACGGCTTCTCGTACTGGCAGGTGGGGGAGAGGGAGTTTGCCCTCATCGCCATGGAGTACGTGGAGGGGCGGCAGTTGGGCGTGTGGGTGAAGGAGGAGAACCCCACGGCCCGGCAGGTGGCGAAGGTGACGCTGGACGTGGCGCGGGCGTTGGCGGCCTCGCACGCGGCGGAGGTGCTGCACCGGGACGTGAAGGAGTCCAACGTCATGGTGCGCGACGGGGACGGGATGGCGGTGGTGGTGGACTACGGCGTGGGGGACTTCAAGGGCGCGCCCGGCGTGACGCTGTCCCAGGTGCCCCCCGGGACGCCCGAGTACCGGCCGCCAGAGATGTGGCGCTTCCTGGAGAGTCCCCCCGGGGCGGGGAGGGGCCGCTACGTGCCGGGGCCGGGGGACGACGTGTGGGCCCTGGGTGTCGTCCTCTACCGCCTCCTCACGGCGAAGTGGCCCTTCGAGGCGGGGGATGACCAGGCCTTCATCAACGCCGTCCTCACCCAGTCCCCGGTGCCGCCCCACGTCGCCAGCCGCTTCGTCCCGGAGTCGCTGGGCCAGCTGTGCATGCGGTTGCTGGAGAAGGAGCCCGCGACGCGCCCCAGCGCGGGGGCCGTTTGCGAGGCACTGGAGGTGGTGCTGGCTGGGGCGGAAGGGGAGGCGTGGGAGACGCCCCTATGCGACACGTATGGCCCGAACTCGGCTACCACGGAGAACGAGGGCAAGGTGGATGCCATGGCTCGGTGGGTGAAGCGGCCCCTGCGCCAGATGCGCCGGGGCAAGGCGCCCGGGCCGCAAGTTCCGTACGCAGGCGAGCCCGCGGCTTTGCCCGAGGCCTCGCTGGCGCCTGCGGCCATGAGGCCCGTGGAGGCGCAGCTGCCGAGCTTGGCGCTCGAGGCGGGGGCGGACGCCGCGCCAGCGATGCCCGAGGCCCCCGTCGTCGAAGTGGGGCGGCGCTCGTTTCTCTCACGACTCCGACTGGGCCGTGTGCTGGGGGCGGGGCTGCTGGCCATGGCCCTCGCGTCTGGGGCGTACCTCTCACTGCGGACGGACTCACCGCAGCCGCAGGCCGTCCCCGGCCAAGAAGTAGCGCCATATATAGAAAAACCTCAAGCTGCCCCGGCCGCAGCTCCCACCGGGCCGGAGGCCACACCTGCGGCCGTCGCGCCTCCCGCGACGCTTCCCGAGGTGACTGCCACCGTGACGACGAAGAAGAGTGACTCCCCGAGTTTCCCGCCGGTGCCTGCCAAGAAGGCCACGAGGAGCGTCAGCAACGCCGTGGCGACGGCGGCCCTCTGCACGACGCTCGCGTGCACTGGTGCCCAGGTGCGCCCTGCTCCCGACCCTGAACCGTGCCCAGCAGGCGCCACCAAGGGCATGAAGAAGCTCGGCATGGACATTGGGGATCGCGAGGGCGCGAGCTTCGTCCGAGGGGACCAAAAATACGTAACGGTGAAGGAAGGTACTGCACAGATCATCATGGGGTCGGACTACGCCACGCTGTCTGGGCGGCTCGTTATTGCCGACCGCGTCTATGTTCGACTGACGCGGGCGCGATTTCGCGGAGAGAGCTTCCCCGTGTGCCTGGAGGTGCAGGACGGCTCTCGCAACCGCGGACTGGAGATAGAGGGGGGCGGAGGGGAGTCCGGAAAGGCGCGCGTGTACTCTGCCGTTTTTGTCACGGCAGTGAGTGAGTTTGAATGA
- a CDS encoding YecA family protein: MGQKKLSRNARCPCDSGLKYKACCYNKGFHYVVDDDGTISRSVPLNEEAVALLEEQRERFIAKHGRPPGPDDFIFDPEDMPDEETLTAEMVAAMSKAGIHPALIHAYQKTGLLLTEENRHLMPTSHVKEFEDAVDEYYALHPEEDEGLDS; encoded by the coding sequence ATGGGCCAGAAGAAACTCTCCCGAAACGCTCGGTGCCCCTGCGACAGCGGCCTGAAGTACAAGGCCTGCTGCTACAACAAGGGCTTCCACTACGTCGTCGACGACGACGGCACCATCTCCCGCTCAGTCCCCCTCAACGAGGAGGCCGTCGCCCTCCTTGAGGAGCAAAGAGAGCGCTTCATCGCCAAGCATGGGCGTCCTCCCGGGCCCGACGACTTCATCTTCGACCCGGAGGACATGCCCGACGAGGAGACACTGACGGCGGAGATGGTGGCCGCGATGAGCAAGGCAGGCATCCACCCGGCCCTCATCCACGCCTACCAGAAGACGGGCCTCCTCCTCACCGAGGAGAACAGGCACCTCATGCCAACGAGCCACGTCAAGGAGTTCGAGGACGCGGTGGACGAGTACTACGCCCTTCACCCCGAAGAGGATGAAGGGCTGGATAGCTGA
- a CDS encoding recombinase family protein, protein MRKSKAPLTVEKRCAVYTRKSTAAGLEMEFNSLDAQRESCVSYVQRQPGWALVDESYDDGGFTGANMERPAFQRLLQDVDAGRVDVVVVYKVDRLSRSLLDFAKVMERLNTAGASFVSVTQNFSTADAMGRLTLNMLMSFAEFEREMISERTRDKVAAARRKGKWTGGRAPLGYEVKDKRLVVNEYEAVVVREAFELYLQHQQASAVARLLNETGRKTKRHEAQSGATRAARKWTTQDVLRLLRSPLYAGFVPYGDETHPGEHPAIVDRATFHRVQDMLGGPGIQYHGRNPDYVLRGLLRCGLCGEAMTPGSTRKGEREYRYYRCVTRDKQGKEGCRAAPLPAAALEDFVVTQLREVSVGDGFAAQVHARLTARLEEKHQALRAERAQLPRDLAKRAGESRKWVDSLAKLEGPARRLVEEKLTAAEEEVAGMRKRLAEVERALDTIEGEKVEAEWVAQALANFDAVWDALTATNRGRLLRALVGRVVVNEATGQVDVHMAHAGEAAATGREEVAA, encoded by the coding sequence ATGAGGAAGAGCAAAGCACCGCTCACCGTGGAGAAGCGCTGCGCCGTCTATACGCGCAAGTCCACCGCGGCGGGCCTGGAGATGGAGTTCAACTCGCTGGACGCCCAGCGTGAGTCCTGCGTCTCCTACGTGCAGCGCCAGCCTGGCTGGGCGTTGGTGGATGAAAGCTACGACGACGGTGGCTTCACGGGCGCGAACATGGAGCGGCCCGCTTTCCAGCGGCTGCTGCAGGACGTGGACGCGGGCCGGGTAGACGTGGTGGTGGTGTACAAGGTGGACCGCCTCTCCCGCAGCCTCCTCGACTTCGCGAAAGTCATGGAGCGCCTCAATACGGCGGGCGCCTCCTTCGTCTCGGTGACGCAGAATTTCAGCACGGCGGACGCGATGGGCCGGCTGACGTTGAACATGCTGATGAGCTTCGCCGAGTTCGAGCGGGAGATGATTTCCGAGCGCACGCGGGACAAGGTTGCCGCCGCGCGCCGCAAGGGGAAGTGGACGGGAGGGCGCGCGCCGCTGGGCTACGAGGTGAAGGACAAGCGCCTCGTGGTGAATGAGTACGAGGCGGTGGTGGTGCGGGAGGCCTTCGAGCTGTACCTCCAACACCAGCAGGCCTCGGCGGTGGCGCGCCTCCTCAACGAGACGGGGCGCAAGACGAAGCGGCACGAGGCGCAGAGTGGTGCCACGCGCGCGGCTCGGAAATGGACGACGCAGGACGTGCTGCGCCTCTTGAGGAGTCCCCTATACGCGGGCTTCGTGCCGTATGGCGACGAGACGCACCCGGGCGAGCACCCGGCGATTGTAGACAGGGCCACCTTCCACCGGGTGCAGGACATGCTGGGTGGCCCCGGTATTCAGTACCACGGGCGCAACCCCGACTACGTGCTGCGAGGCCTGTTGCGCTGCGGCCTGTGCGGCGAGGCGATGACGCCCGGCTCCACGCGCAAGGGCGAGCGCGAGTACCGCTACTACCGCTGCGTCACCCGGGACAAGCAGGGCAAGGAGGGGTGCCGGGCCGCGCCCCTTCCGGCAGCCGCCCTGGAAGACTTCGTCGTCACGCAGCTCCGGGAGGTTTCGGTAGGTGACGGCTTCGCCGCCCAGGTGCATGCCCGCCTCACGGCGCGGTTGGAGGAGAAGCACCAGGCCCTGCGCGCGGAGCGCGCGCAGCTTCCGAGGGACTTGGCCAAGCGCGCTGGGGAGTCGAGGAAGTGGGTGGACTCCCTCGCCAAGCTGGAGGGGCCAGCCCGGCGCCTCGTCGAGGAGAAGCTGACGGCCGCGGAAGAGGAGGTCGCTGGCATGCGGAAGCGGCTGGCGGAGGTGGAGCGCGCCCTGGACACCATTGAGGGGGAGAAGGTGGAGGCGGAGTGGGTGGCCCAGGCTCTGGCGAACTTCGACGCGGTGTGGGACGCCCTGACGGCGACCAACCGGGGGCGCCTGCTGCGGGCCCTCGTTGGCCGGGTGGTGGTGAACGAGGCGACGGGCCAGGTCGACGTGCATATGGCCCACGCTGGTGAGGCCGCAGCGACTGGGCGCGAGGAGGTGGCGGCGTGA
- a CDS encoding helix-turn-helix transcriptional regulator has protein sequence MRAARLRAGLPQTEVARLVAISRNAYSRLERGRMLPSLATLYRLCTVLSATPNELLGYPAALPSDVVAAAKDALRRRVRQLDGYHVLALVQLLSTGR, from the coding sequence TTGCGCGCGGCCCGCCTCCGCGCGGGCCTGCCGCAGACAGAGGTGGCGAGGCTCGTCGCCATTTCCCGCAACGCCTACAGCCGACTGGAGCGAGGACGGATGCTCCCCAGCCTCGCGACGCTGTACCGCCTGTGCACCGTCCTCAGCGCCACCCCCAACGAATTGCTGGGCTACCCCGCCGCCCTCCCCTCCGACGTCGTCGCCGCCGCCAAGGACGCCCTGCGGCGCCGCGTGCGCCAGTTGGACGGCTACCACGTCCTCGCCCTCGTCCAACTCCTGTCCACCGGGCGTTGA